Proteins from a single region of Artemia franciscana chromosome 2, ASM3288406v1, whole genome shotgun sequence:
- the LOC136035605 gene encoding inactive serine/threonine-protein kinase TEX14-like, translating into MQSASSPPCLIPPRPSNLVTASYSEILHAYIIDDKADKVEEFLLENALPVDIRNKYKQTALFVAAYSGSENALVRLLQLGADPNKSCGGFRRYTPVHGACFGGSPRALSHLIEAGGDLRLRDELGRTPRDWAADCLNRASQRSILATIEYYREFAASGTSKEVGAFKKPILNHLSQIFRLQHSPHVTPGPLGQLQATGFGDVYFGQSVTMGFIQVRRIHENECDDIICKNDLESNRDIYKIAAEKAVSYRCGTITEYYPRRWKGVIVTVKKLIDADLKPGSQSSASQNILIAELENLRMLNAPGILHLLGAMPTQGYNQISLVFEKVQLGSLYRCMHEPPVQVFGREIKLIFLSQIANALKVVHNMGFVHLAVSSHSIHIVSPTQAKLGNFEFAINAQGEVENQAYIQRPWDVLKHVYWRWMSPEVMRKLPPTEKSDIFSFCMVVAEVFGEKLPWNDGDFKSVLKIIDRILERSEKSNERHPVVDVGLFPKLIQKLLRAGLDVKPCMRCDFFKIESMLEQQTEVISKAKKGIRPSLDQISSLRKISYRKANESDDNAEPEVSYSSQDRSVTAGDSGVFCTPELNSDYFEPVTSSPSRPFMEQKAETLEKKSGVKIESFKRTNSGDKSVPMCSYQSIQNSPAPKTSFLRRFSIHPRSKKNKMNSFDSADKLSLLPSLPKCKPVEDSPCASRRNLLTSNKTGMMKFVKRTPSKSVSTPPPMPKITREPRKPASHFSSPAVFVPPAIQDERRASTDNNNRYTNIPSDIKSAVVQFRKEFDITEWRRIIFRTNFNNASTQTEDLGEIETQAKSYQKKSSDQVKRYLQADFGNCSSRSCKESHPVTSPTLPRVGAIHSLAQVPCKKSENFSAGNYDDFSRGNPVETSSPITHKKNMKHVRFYVPGEVPRRPNRERKSGHLAIN; encoded by the exons ATGCAGAGTGCCTCCTCACCTCCATGCTTAATACCCCCAAGGCCGTCCAACTTGGTGACAGCTAGTTATTCTGAAATTCTCCATGCGTACATCATTGATGACAAAGCTGATAAAGTCGAAGAATTTTTACTGGAGAATGCCCTACCAGTGGATATCAGAAACAAATACAAACAGACGGCCCTATTTGTGGCTGCTTATTCAGGCAGTGAAAATGCATTAGTAAGGTTACTGCAGCTTGGGGCAGATCCCAATAAAAGCTGTGGAGGCTTTAGGAGGTACACCCCAGTGCATGGGGCATGTTTTGGTGGCTCTCCTCGTGCCCTATCGCATCTTATAGAGGCGGGTGGTGACCTCAGACTGAGAGACGAGTTAGGAAGAACTCCGCGGGATTGGGCAGCTGATTGTCTCAACAGGGCATCTCAACGTAGCATTCTTGCCACCATCGAATATTATCGAGAATTTGCTGCCTCTGGAACTTCGAAAGAAGTTGGGGCTTTCAAAAAGCCTATACTAAATCATTTATCACAA ATATTTCGTTTGCAACATTCACCTCACGTCACCCCTGGTCCTTTGGGTCAGTTACAAGCCACAGGATTTGGCGATGTCTATTTTGGCCAATCTGTAACTATGGGATTTATTCAAGTTCGAAGAATTCATGAAAATGAATGTGATGACATTATTTGCAAGAATGACCTGGAGTCTAACAGAGATATTTATAAAATTGCGGCAGAAAAAGCAGTTTCTTATAG aTGTGGAACAATAACTGAATATTACCCCCGAAGATGGAAAGGGGTCATTGTTACTGTAAAGAAACTCATCGACGCCGATTTAAAACCTGGATCCCAAAGCAGTGCATCTCAGAATATATTGATAGCTGAACTAGAAAACCTACGAATGCTGAATGCACCAGGAATTTTGCACTTACTTGGTGCTATGCCAACTCAGGGATACAATCAAATATCATTAGTGTTTGAAAAAGTCCAATTGGGCTCGTTGTATAGGTGTATGCATGAACCACCTGTACAAGTCTTTGGCCGTGAAATTAAGTTGATCTTTCTTAGCCAAATTGCTAATGCCTTAAAAGTTGTGCATAATATGGGCTTTGTACATTTAGCAGTATCGTCTCATTCAATTCACATTGTAAGTCCAACTCAGGCAAAATTGGGGAATTTTGAATTTGCCATCAACGCTCAAGGGGAGGTAGAGAATCAGGCGTATATCCAGCGCCCTTGGGACGTATTAAAACATGTTTATTGGCGATGGATGTCCCCAGAAGTGATGAGAAAGCTGCCGCCTACAGAAAAGTctgacattttttctttttgtatggtAGTAGCTGAAGTTTTCGGGGAAAAACTACCTTGGAATGATGGGGATTTCAAAAGTGTACTAAAAATTATTGATCGAATACTGGAAAGATcggaaaaatcaaatgaaagacATCCTGTAGTTGACGTCGGGCTGTTTCCCAAACTGATTCAAAAGCTGCTGAGAGCTGGACTAGATGTGAAGCCCTGTATGCGTTgtgatttctttaaaattgaatcTATGCTTGAGCAGCAAACTGAAGTGATTTCTAAAGCAAAAAAAGGTATCAGACCAAGTCTGGACCAAATATCTTCTTTGAGGAAAATATCTTATCGCAAAGCTAATGAAAGTGACGACAATGCTGAGCCAGAAGTTTCGTATTCGAGTCAAGATAGATCGGTGACTGCAGGAGATTCTGGTGTTTTTTGCACTCCAGAATTAAATTCTGATTATTTTGAGCCAGTTACTTCTTCGCCTTCTCGACCCTTTATGGAGCAAAAGGCAgaaactctagaaaaaaaatctggtgtgAAAATAGAGTCATTTAAGCGAACAAACTCAGGTGATAAAAGTGTTCCAATGTGCTCTTATCAGAGTATTCAAAACAGTCCTGCACCTAAGACTAGCTTTTTGAGGCGGTTTTCGATTCACCCAAGatcaaaaaagaacaaaatgaaCTCATTTGATTCCGCAGATAAACTGTCCCTTTTGCCGTCTCTGCCAAAATGCAAACCAGTTGAAGATTCGCCCTGCGCATCCCGGCGAAATCTATTGACCTCAAATAAAACTGGTATGATGAAATTTGTAAAAAGAACCCCATCTAAATCTGTTTCAACTCCTCCTCCAATGCCGAAGATTACACGGGAGCCCCGGAAACCTGCTAGCCATTTCAGCTCCCCCGCAGTGTTTGTTCCACCAGCAATCCAAGATGAGCGTAGAGCTAGTACTGATAACAATAATCGATACACAAACATTCCCTCTGATATCAAGTCTGCTGTAGTCCAGTTTAGAAAGGAATTCGATATAACTGAGTGGCGTCGTATTATTTTCAGAACCAATTTCAACAATGCCTCTACTCAAACTGAGGACTTGGGTGAAATAGAAACGCAGGCtaaaagttaccaaaaaaaatcaagtgatcAAGTGAAGCGTTATCTGCAGGCTGATTTTGGTAACTGTTCAAGTAGATCTTGTAAGGAGTCACATCCTGTCACCTCACCAACTCTGCCGAGGGTTGGAGCTATTCACAGCCTTGCCCAAGTCCCGTGCAAAAAGTCGGAGAATTTTTCGGCTGGTAACTATGATGATTTTTCAAGGGGAAATCCTGTAGAGACAAGCTCACCTATtactcataaaaaaaacatgaaacatGTCCGTTTCTACGTGCCGGGTGAAGTCCCACGAAGACCGAATCGGGAACGAAAATCGGGTCATCTAGCAATAAATTAA